The following are from one region of the Syngnathus acus chromosome 10, fSynAcu1.2, whole genome shotgun sequence genome:
- the gask1b gene encoding Golgi-associated kinase 1B codes for MARKSRFYRPCVFFLSGLWPRRRCILPKRTLTAALVCALYVFFTQVDLSLRSPTWTTTGRNQVTARGALDLGLLSEDLAVPTRSNVVYITLRSKRLKPANIRGTVRPKQRRKVRRTALPHPNSQTGSETEPPMSSIRIYSRTPPPWLSAHDVGTMRALAGAKVLRVEQPQETSWPLLVFEGTRLEEPNAVCGLALGPMDSVEVFAFHLDRVLGLNRTLTAVSRKLAFLHDGQPSPVVAWEASLDPADVSLTWAEYQRSLKQRCWVHNVAPKPESGCSVVHHYEWSKLALFDFLLQIHKRLDPSCCGFKSRQQDGCHEPGRHFECMQREGVRLANIVRRRHDPRHLVLAVNKGYFDRNEDNLDFRLLEGIKELPVSAVSVLTSGRLREKLLQSLFLDQTYWESQGGRSGVDELIDVIERRAQVLLTYANAHGVHAVDMSE; via the exons ATGGCTCGGAAGAGTCGCTTCTACCGGCCGTGCGTCTTTTTTCTGTCCGGACTCTGGCCCCGGCGGAGGTGCATTCTTCCCAAAAGAACTTTAACAGCCGCACTTGTATGCGCCCTATATGTGTTTTTCACCCAAGTGGACCTCTCTCTACGGAGCCCCACTTGGACTACAACCGGGCGGAACCAAGTCACGGCAAGGGGTGCGTTGGATTTGGGTTTATTGAGCGAAGACTTGGCGGTTCCGACCCGCTCCAATGTAGTGTACATCACCCTCAGATCCAAGCGCCTCAAGCCGGCCAACATTCGCGGCACAGTGCGACCCAAACAGCGGAGGAAGGTGAGAAGAACTGCGCTTCCGCATCCGAACTCACAGACTGGATCCGAAACGGAGCCTCCCATGAGTTCTATCCGGATATACAGCCGCACTCCTCCGCCGTGGTTGAGCGCGCACGACGTGGGCACCATGCGCGCACTCGCCGGTGCCAAAGTTTTACGCGTCGAACAACCACAGGAAACTTCGTGGCCCCTTTTGGTCTTCGAGGGAACCCGCCTGGAGGAGCCGAACGCGGTGTGCGGACTCGCTCTCGGCCCGATGGACTCGGTGGAGGTGTTCGCCTTCCATTTGGACAGAGTGCTCGGACTCAACAGAACTTTGACGGCCGTGAGCCGGAAGTTGGCCTTTTTACACG ATGGCCAGCCCAGTCCAGTGGTGGCCTGGGAGGCATCTCTCGACCCAGCTGATGTGAGCCTAACATGGGCCGAGTACCAGAGGTCCTTGAAACAGAGGTGCTGGGTTCACAACGTGGCCCCGAAGCCTGAGTCAGGCTGCTCCGTGGTCCATCACTACGAGTGGAGCAAACTGGCACTTTTTGATTTTCTCTTACAG ATTCACAAGCGTCTGGATCCCAGCTGCTgcgggttcaaatcccggcAACAGGACGGGTGCCATGAACCTGGCCGCCATTTTGAATGCATGCAGCGAGAAGGCGTCCGACTGGCCAACATAGTGCGCAGGCGTCATGACCCGCGCCACCTGGTACTCGCCGTCAACAAGGGTTACTTTGACCGCAACGAGGACAACCTGGACTTCAGGCTACTTGAGGGGATCAAGGA GTTGCCTGTGAGTGCCGTGTCGGTACTGACGAGCGGTCGGCTGCGGGAGAAGCTGCTGCAGTCGCTCTTCCTGGACCAGACGTACTGGGAAAGTCAAGGCGGGCGGTCCGGCGTCGACGAGCTCATTGACGTCATTGAGCGTCGGGCCCAGGTTCTCCTTACGTACGCTAACGCTCACGGCGTCCATGCGGTCGACATGAGCGAGTga